In a genomic window of Halalkalibacillus sediminis:
- a CDS encoding PH domain-containing protein gives MFDLKRLHPVAVIFQMFKIVRQIYLAIIPIVVLTIQDGFLLYLNLGVLLLLMLLIGSSVLHWLRFKYTVENDELYIEKGILIRKKRYISKNRIQSIDLTQGIIHRIFGLTKVDIETAGSNEGTDASLSAVTFAEGHRLQNALKNRQQTDSFTEVDEKLEKEEAPSIAISQKRLLIAGSTSGSIGVILALFAFGLSEVERFIPESFYNQVAQWFLGLTIEFIIGLALFLLIILWVLGILGTMIRYGNFKITKYENEIFITRGLIEKRQMTIPLKRIQAVGIEESLIRQPLGYATIFVEIAGGVKEMGGEGHTVLFPIMKKKEIPGFLETILPEYQQMPDGMTGLPKRALPYYMARGLWVPLVLSVVVSVFWLEWIFIPLALLVISSFFAWLRYLSVGYSVDGKDLSISHRVFAKTTVLLKKQRMQSFKLKQHFLHKKQGLANMNTSVLNNFSGRHYELKEMEQSDVDLLFEWYSVEPKEHPKIK, from the coding sequence ATGTTTGATTTGAAAAGACTTCACCCGGTAGCTGTTATCTTTCAGATGTTCAAAATCGTGCGACAAATCTATCTAGCGATTATCCCGATTGTCGTTTTAACGATCCAGGATGGATTTCTTCTATATTTAAACTTAGGGGTACTTTTGTTATTAATGCTATTGATCGGTTCAAGTGTATTACATTGGTTGCGATTTAAATATACGGTTGAAAATGATGAACTATATATCGAGAAAGGCATCTTGATTCGTAAGAAAAGATATATTTCTAAAAATAGGATTCAATCAATTGATCTGACTCAAGGTATCATTCATCGAATATTCGGACTGACGAAAGTGGATATCGAGACGGCAGGAAGCAATGAAGGCACTGATGCTTCATTGAGTGCAGTCACATTTGCCGAAGGACACAGGCTACAAAATGCATTGAAAAACAGACAGCAAACGGATTCATTTACTGAAGTTGATGAGAAATTAGAAAAAGAAGAGGCGCCCTCGATTGCTATATCACAAAAAAGGCTATTGATTGCTGGGTCTACCTCTGGAAGTATCGGAGTGATTTTGGCATTATTCGCTTTTGGTTTATCAGAGGTTGAGCGCTTTATTCCAGAGAGCTTCTATAACCAAGTAGCTCAGTGGTTCCTAGGGTTAACGATTGAGTTCATAATAGGGTTGGCGTTGTTTTTACTGATTATATTATGGGTTCTGGGAATATTAGGTACAATGATTCGTTATGGAAACTTCAAAATCACCAAGTATGAAAATGAAATTTTTATAACAAGAGGCCTGATTGAAAAAAGGCAAATGACAATTCCGCTTAAGAGAATACAAGCTGTCGGAATAGAAGAAAGTCTCATCCGTCAACCTCTTGGTTATGCCACTATTTTTGTAGAAATAGCTGGTGGGGTTAAGGAGATGGGAGGAGAAGGACATACGGTTCTTTTTCCAATTATGAAAAAGAAAGAAATCCCTGGATTCCTAGAGACGATCTTGCCAGAGTATCAACAAATGCCTGATGGAATGACTGGGCTCCCGAAAAGGGCTTTACCCTATTATATGGCGAGAGGGTTATGGGTACCTCTTGTTTTAAGTGTAGTTGTCTCGGTCTTTTGGTTGGAATGGATTTTTATACCCCTAGCACTACTCGTAATAAGTTCTTTCTTTGCTTGGCTTCGTTATCTTAGTGTAGGTTATTCAGTCGATGGAAAAGACTTATCGATCAGCCATAGAGTTTTTGCGAAGACGACTGTGCTTTTAAAGAAACAGCGAATGCAATCTTTTAAGTTAAAGCAACATTTTTTGCATAAAAAACAAGGGCTAGCTAATATGAACACCTCTGTGTTAAATAATTTTAGTGGTAGACACTATGAATTAAAGGAAATGGAACAAAGCGATGTGGATCTTCTTTTTGAATGGTATTCTGTGGAGCCAAAGGAACATCCAAAAATAAAATAG
- a CDS encoding lysine N(6)-hydroxylase/L-ornithine N(5)-oxygenase family protein has protein sequence MKESIYDFIGIGIGPYNLSLAALTEDMEDINALFFDQTPKMEWHPGMLIEGTDLQVPFMADLVTFADPTNRYSYMNYLKDQNRLYKFFFYQKLEIPRKEYNHYLQWATERISGLHFGKKVIDLIDHSDEENSHYEVVVQDRESGEEERYFSKHIVMATGAEPLVLGDMEGFPNEDVLHTSRYLYEKETLLKSDHITIVGSGQSAAEIFEDLLDEREDKDFHLTWLTRSKGIFQLEAAKLGQEFFSPDYVDYFHNLDFEKRKNTLETLDPLRNGIDFSALNRIYELLYHYSVGEQESKITIQPLTEVNGIEKTEKGYELQCKQWQKGDSFKYATEKVVLATGYKPNIPEWFNKRFADKIEWEEENLFAVERNYRLRFKEERDHHFYVVTNLEHSHGTAATNLGLAVQRNMEIINDLTGEQRFKLEGASIFQQFQMEE, from the coding sequence ATGAAAGAGTCAATATATGATTTTATAGGGATAGGGATTGGACCTTATAACTTAAGTCTAGCAGCATTAACAGAAGATATGGAGGACATAAATGCTCTGTTTTTCGACCAGACGCCGAAGATGGAGTGGCATCCTGGTATGTTGATCGAAGGAACGGATCTTCAAGTACCATTCATGGCTGACTTAGTGACTTTTGCGGATCCTACCAACAGGTATAGCTATATGAATTATTTAAAAGATCAAAACCGATTATACAAATTTTTCTTTTACCAAAAATTAGAAATACCAAGAAAAGAATATAATCACTATTTGCAATGGGCCACAGAACGAATCAGTGGTCTCCATTTCGGGAAAAAAGTAATTGATTTAATCGATCACAGTGATGAAGAGAATAGTCATTACGAAGTTGTCGTTCAAGACCGGGAGAGCGGAGAAGAAGAGCGTTACTTTTCTAAACATATCGTCATGGCTACTGGAGCAGAGCCTCTAGTGCTGGGAGATATGGAAGGATTCCCGAATGAAGATGTACTACATACAAGTAGATATCTTTATGAGAAAGAAACTCTTTTGAAATCAGACCATATAACGATTGTCGGCTCAGGGCAAAGTGCTGCAGAGATATTTGAAGATCTGCTTGATGAACGAGAAGACAAGGATTTTCATCTCACATGGCTGACGAGATCTAAAGGTATTTTCCAATTAGAAGCGGCTAAGCTGGGGCAAGAGTTTTTCTCACCTGATTATGTAGATTACTTCCACAACCTGGACTTTGAAAAGAGGAAAAACACTCTTGAAACACTGGATCCTTTAAGAAATGGAATAGATTTTTCCGCTTTGAATAGAATTTATGAACTCCTTTACCACTATTCCGTTGGTGAACAAGAATCGAAAATTACGATTCAACCTCTAACTGAAGTAAATGGAATAGAAAAAACAGAAAAGGGCTATGAACTTCAATGTAAACAGTGGCAAAAAGGTGATTCCTTTAAGTATGCTACTGAAAAAGTTGTATTGGCTACAGGATACAAGCCGAATATACCTGAATGGTTCAATAAACGTTTCGCGGACAAAATTGAGTGGGAAGAAGAAAACCTTTTTGCTGTTGAAAGGAATTATCGACTGAGATTCAAGGAAGAGCGTGACCACCACTTTTATGTCGTAACGAACTTAGAGCATAGTCACGGAACTGCAGCAACGAACTTAGGGCTTGCAGTACAAAGGAACATGGAGATCATTAATGATCTGACAGGTGAACAGCGCTTTAAATTAGAGGGAGCAAGTATATTCCAGCAATTCCAAATGGAAGAATAG
- a CDS encoding type 1 glutamine amidotransferase domain-containing protein, giving the protein MSKKIACLITDMFEDVEYTEPANAFRQDGHEVITIEKEKGKKVKGKQGEAEIEIDSSIDEVKPENFDALLLPGGFSPDILRADDRFVQFAKHFMDEDKPVLAICHGPQLLITAKSLEGRTATGFKSIAVDMEYAGVNYKDDEVVVCCGQLVTSRQPDDIPAFNRESLKILNK; this is encoded by the coding sequence ATGTCTAAGAAAATAGCTTGCCTAATTACAGATATGTTCGAGGATGTAGAATATACAGAACCTGCAAACGCGTTCCGTCAAGACGGACATGAGGTCATTACAATAGAAAAAGAAAAAGGGAAAAAAGTTAAAGGAAAGCAAGGAGAAGCTGAGATAGAGATTGATTCTTCTATTGATGAAGTGAAACCTGAAAACTTTGATGCTTTACTATTACCAGGAGGATTCTCGCCGGATATATTACGTGCGGATGACCGATTTGTACAATTTGCGAAACATTTTATGGATGAAGACAAACCGGTATTAGCTATTTGTCATGGACCACAGCTATTAATCACTGCTAAATCGCTAGAAGGAAGAACAGCTACAGGTTTTAAGTCGATTGCAGTTGATATGGAATACGCTGGAGTGAACTACAAAGACGATGAAGTAGTCGTTTGTTGTGGCCAGCTAGTGACTAGCAGACAGCCGGATGACATTCCCGCATTCAACCGAGAATCATTGAAAATACTCAATAAGTAG
- a CDS encoding DUF3891 family protein produces the protein MIVQEYDKYFIMIDQHEHALISGEFAKRWGSQYFIGEDRRSQVELAIAEHDRAWIPLDQSPSWNDEKDAPHSFMDYPTEPKVIYYEKGIDIVQKESLYAGLLSSKHYLSFFDHHSTDPIISRFISREIDRQNRLIPEIGEIDQKEMHFHFQLLQFCDDLSLYLCLNEPGVDKADENKMFKDGFRQTFDKIDSKIIANWKSEEVVLVDPFPFDEPFEVSLPYRKVFKSDINSFGLQEAFEQSKVEHLNIRIEQAKPE, from the coding sequence ATGATTGTCCAAGAGTACGATAAATATTTTATAATGATTGACCAACATGAACACGCATTAATAAGCGGGGAGTTCGCCAAAAGGTGGGGAAGTCAATATTTCATCGGTGAAGATCGACGTTCTCAAGTAGAACTCGCCATTGCTGAACATGATCGGGCGTGGATTCCTCTTGACCAGAGCCCTAGTTGGAATGATGAAAAGGATGCCCCTCACTCTTTTATGGATTACCCTACTGAGCCTAAAGTGATCTATTACGAAAAAGGTATAGACATTGTTCAAAAAGAATCGCTTTATGCAGGGCTTTTATCAAGTAAGCATTACTTATCATTCTTTGACCACCATTCGACAGATCCCATTATTTCTCGATTTATTTCCCGGGAAATAGACAGACAAAATCGATTGATTCCGGAAATAGGCGAAATTGATCAAAAAGAAATGCATTTTCATTTTCAATTACTACAATTCTGTGATGATCTTTCGTTATATCTTTGTCTCAATGAACCAGGGGTAGATAAAGCCGATGAAAACAAAATGTTCAAAGATGGATTTCGACAAACCTTCGATAAGATTGATTCAAAAATAATTGCTAATTGGAAATCCGAAGAAGTTGTCTTAGTGGATCCTTTCCCTTTTGATGAACCATTTGAAGTGAGCCTTCCTTACCGTAAAGTATTTAAAAGTGATATAAATTCATTTGGCTTACAAGAAGCTTTTGAACAAAGCAAGGTAGAACATTTGAATATTCGCATAGAACAAGCAAAACCTGAATGA
- a CDS encoding LysM peptidoglycan-binding domain-containing protein, which translates to MVIHVVQRGDSIYSLANRYQTTVDQLVALNGLDQPEDLVIGQALVIPTDYYTVQSGDSFYSISKKFNISYEELAQFNNLDLNTPLQVGQRLQIPTPEPRTITSNAYIEPTSDPVSETLIQSARARAGSLTYLAPFSYRVNRDGTLNPPPLDDFPTIAANNRTALMMVITNLEEDGFSDELGRIIVTDEAVQDKLLDEIIRIAQEIGFQDIHFDFEFLPGENVEDYNQFLRKAKQRLSENDLLISTALAPKNRADQQGQWYEAHDYGAHGEIVDFVVLMTYEWGYSGGPPMAVSPIGPVRDVVNYALTEMPAEKILLGQNLYGYDWTLPYEPGGEFAKAISPNRAIQIARENNQSIEYDEEAQAPYFNYWDEDGNQHEVWFEDARSIQAKFDLIRELNLKGISYWKLGLAFPQNWVLLDNEFDIEKLR; encoded by the coding sequence ATGGTTATACATGTGGTACAACGAGGTGACTCCATTTACTCACTCGCCAATAGGTATCAGACAACAGTTGATCAACTAGTAGCATTGAATGGTCTCGATCAACCAGAAGACTTAGTTATTGGTCAAGCGTTAGTCATCCCTACCGACTATTATACAGTACAATCGGGAGATAGCTTCTATTCTATCTCGAAAAAATTCAATATTTCATACGAAGAATTAGCTCAATTTAACAATTTAGATTTGAACACGCCTCTACAAGTGGGTCAGAGACTCCAAATCCCGACTCCTGAACCCCGCACCATTACATCCAACGCATATATAGAACCTACTAGTGACCCTGTAAGTGAAACATTGATTCAGTCTGCAAGAGCTCGAGCTGGCTCACTTACTTACTTAGCCCCTTTTAGTTACCGGGTTAATCGCGACGGGACACTGAACCCTCCGCCTCTGGATGATTTCCCTACGATTGCAGCTAATAATCGTACAGCTTTAATGATGGTCATAACCAATTTAGAAGAAGATGGGTTCAGCGATGAATTAGGAAGAATCATCGTAACAGACGAAGCTGTTCAAGACAAATTACTTGATGAAATCATACGTATTGCTCAAGAGATTGGATTTCAAGACATACATTTCGATTTCGAATTTTTACCCGGTGAAAATGTGGAAGATTACAACCAATTCCTCAGAAAAGCTAAGCAGCGTTTATCTGAAAATGATTTGTTGATATCGACGGCATTAGCTCCAAAAAACAGGGCAGATCAGCAGGGACAATGGTACGAAGCTCACGATTATGGGGCGCACGGAGAAATAGTAGATTTCGTTGTGTTAATGACGTACGAATGGGGCTATAGCGGAGGCCCACCTATGGCCGTGTCACCAATAGGACCTGTGAGAGATGTTGTGAATTACGCATTAACAGAAATGCCTGCTGAGAAAATCTTACTTGGTCAAAATTTATATGGGTATGATTGGACATTACCTTATGAACCCGGCGGAGAATTTGCGAAAGCGATCAGTCCTAATAGGGCGATCCAGATCGCAAGAGAAAATAACCAGTCCATTGAATATGACGAGGAAGCGCAAGCCCCTTACTTCAACTACTGGGATGAGGATGGGAACCAACATGAAGTTTGGTTTGAAGATGCACGTTCCATCCAAGCGAAGTTTGATTTAATTAGGGAATTAAATCTGAAAGGAATCAGTTACTGGAAACTCGGCTTAGCTTTCCCTCAAAATTGGGTGCTCTTAGATAATGAGTTCGATATCGAAAAACTAAGGTAG
- the tadA gene encoding tRNA adenosine(34) deaminase TadA — METFMEEAIKEARKAEQMKEVPIGAVIVYQGEVIARGYNQRETLQRSDAHAEMIAIEKANQKIGSWRLEDCTMYVTLEPCPMCAGAILQSRIPKLVYGASDPKAGCAGSLLNLLDDERFNHQVEIHPGILEEKCGRLLTDFFKQLRLNKKK, encoded by the coding sequence ATGGAAACATTTATGGAAGAAGCAATAAAAGAAGCACGCAAAGCTGAACAAATGAAAGAGGTACCGATTGGTGCTGTAATTGTTTATCAAGGTGAAGTGATTGCAAGAGGATACAATCAAAGGGAAACACTGCAAAGAAGTGATGCTCACGCTGAAATGATTGCCATTGAAAAAGCTAATCAGAAAATCGGCAGCTGGAGATTAGAGGATTGTACCATGTATGTCACTTTAGAGCCTTGTCCTATGTGTGCGGGAGCCATTCTCCAATCAAGGATACCTAAGTTGGTATATGGAGCTAGTGACCCGAAGGCTGGCTGTGCAGGTTCGTTGTTGAATCTTCTCGACGACGAACGTTTCAATCACCAAGTTGAAATTCATCCAGGGATACTCGAAGAAAAATGTGGCCGATTATTGACTGATTTTTTCAAGCAACTCAGGCTCAACAAGAAGAAATAA
- the dnaX gene encoding DNA polymerase III subunit gamma/tau, with amino-acid sequence MAYQALYRVWRPQRFQDVVGQQHITRTLQNAMAQSKVAHAYLFSGPRGTGKTSAAKIFAKAINCEHAPVKEPCGECKACQGIQDGSISDMIEIDAASNNGVEDIREIRDKVKYAPTAVSYKVYIIDEVHMLSTGAFNALLKTLEEPPKHVIFILATTEPHKIPLTIISRCQRFDFKRISQQVIVDRMAYILEEENFSYEKNALIHIGLVAEGGMRDALSLLDQSIAFSDDDYIDMEDVLAVTGSIAQENLLKMVEALVGNDAKEALSILDNSMQDGKDPGRFVYDLIYLLRDLFMYNSAEGMEDVMVRAIPDDSFKEHASKISSQWLEKAIALLNETQQDMKWTNSPKVLLEIALLNLQEINVIQEPKGTSEASPELLDEINKLKAELKQLKDEGVQPKEQVQQQTPSKRPQPQRGNRYKVPYEKVRYTLSEATKEGLQGVKKNWAAFMDGLRKSSPPAHAKLVDSTPRAASSQSLILSFKYEIHCSLVLENQEMIESALAQYTGTKLTIIPVPDSEWQTIREDYLNNQSSAEQDEAEQPQEEDELVSEARKLVGDDLLEIKDS; translated from the coding sequence ATGGCTTATCAAGCGCTATATCGCGTGTGGCGGCCACAACGCTTTCAAGACGTGGTTGGTCAACAACATATTACTCGTACGCTACAAAATGCGATGGCCCAATCGAAGGTGGCGCATGCTTATTTGTTTTCTGGTCCAAGAGGGACAGGAAAGACTAGTGCTGCGAAAATCTTTGCCAAAGCCATCAACTGTGAACATGCTCCTGTTAAGGAACCTTGTGGCGAGTGTAAAGCCTGCCAAGGGATTCAAGACGGCTCCATATCAGATATGATTGAAATTGACGCGGCTTCAAATAATGGGGTAGAAGATATTCGGGAGATTCGCGACAAAGTAAAATACGCTCCGACTGCAGTAAGTTATAAAGTTTATATTATAGATGAAGTACATATGCTTTCCACGGGTGCGTTCAATGCTTTGCTGAAAACATTAGAGGAGCCTCCGAAACATGTGATTTTTATCTTGGCTACTACAGAACCTCACAAGATTCCACTCACGATCATTTCAAGGTGTCAGCGTTTTGATTTCAAAAGGATTTCTCAACAAGTGATCGTGGATCGCATGGCTTATATTCTCGAGGAAGAAAACTTTTCATATGAAAAAAATGCTTTGATTCATATAGGCTTAGTTGCTGAGGGTGGAATGAGAGACGCTTTAAGTTTGCTCGATCAATCGATTGCTTTCAGCGATGATGATTACATCGATATGGAAGATGTGCTAGCTGTAACAGGGTCGATCGCACAAGAAAACTTGCTTAAAATGGTAGAAGCTTTAGTTGGTAATGATGCGAAAGAAGCTTTATCAATTTTGGATAATAGCATGCAAGATGGGAAAGATCCTGGTCGTTTCGTTTACGATCTAATCTATCTCCTTAGAGACCTTTTTATGTATAATAGTGCTGAAGGAATGGAAGATGTCATGGTAAGAGCCATCCCTGATGATTCTTTCAAGGAACATGCTTCGAAAATTTCTTCTCAGTGGTTGGAAAAAGCAATTGCTTTACTGAATGAGACTCAACAAGATATGAAGTGGACGAATAGCCCGAAAGTGTTGCTTGAAATCGCGTTACTCAACTTACAAGAAATTAATGTGATTCAAGAACCAAAGGGAACTTCAGAAGCTTCCCCAGAGTTGCTTGATGAAATCAATAAACTGAAAGCTGAACTGAAACAACTGAAAGATGAAGGGGTTCAGCCTAAAGAACAAGTGCAACAACAAACACCAAGCAAACGACCGCAACCTCAACGGGGCAATCGTTATAAGGTGCCTTATGAGAAAGTCAGATACACTTTATCTGAAGCCACGAAAGAAGGGCTTCAAGGTGTGAAAAAGAATTGGGCAGCCTTCATGGATGGGTTAAGAAAATCAAGCCCTCCAGCACATGCCAAATTAGTGGATAGTACACCACGGGCAGCATCTTCTCAGTCGTTGATACTCTCTTTCAAGTATGAAATCCACTGTTCACTAGTATTGGAAAATCAGGAGATGATTGAATCAGCACTTGCTCAATATACGGGCACGAAGTTGACAATCATTCCAGTTCCAGACTCTGAATGGCAAACCATACGCGAAGACTATTTAAATAATCAATCATCTGCTGAACAAGATGAAGCTGAGCAACCTCAAGAGGAAGATGAACTTGTTAGCGAGGCCAGAAAATTAGTTGGCGATGATTTATTAGAAATTAAGGATTCCTAA
- a CDS encoding YbaB/EbfC family nucleoid-associated protein: MKGGMGNMNNMMKQMQKMQKKMMKAQEELHEMSFEATAGGGMVKVVANGKKEITDVEINEEVVDPDDVDMLQDLIIAATNEVLQQVETTTNEKMGEFTKGMNMPGMF, translated from the coding sequence ATGAAAGGCGGAATGGGAAACATGAATAACATGATGAAACAAATGCAGAAAATGCAAAAGAAAATGATGAAAGCTCAAGAGGAGCTTCATGAAATGTCGTTTGAAGCAACTGCTGGAGGCGGCATGGTCAAAGTCGTTGCTAACGGAAAGAAAGAAATCACGGATGTTGAAATCAACGAAGAAGTTGTTGATCCTGATGATGTTGATATGCTACAAGATTTGATTATTGCAGCAACTAACGAAGTGTTACAACAAGTGGAAACTACAACTAACGAGAAAATGGGAGAATTCACGAAGGGTATGAATATGCCTGGAATGTTCTAG
- the recR gene encoding recombination mediator RecR has product MYYPEPISKLIDSFTKLPGIGPKTASRLAFFVLNMKEDDVLDFAKALVNAKRELTHCSVCGHITDKDPCSICTDTNRDGSLICVVQDPKDVIAMEKMKDFKGKYHVLHGAISPMDGIGPEDINVSSLIERLKDEEVEELIVATNPNVEGEATAMYISRLVKPAGIKTTRIAHGLPVGGDLEYADEVTLSKALEGRRDL; this is encoded by the coding sequence ATGTATTATCCAGAACCAATTTCGAAATTGATTGACAGTTTCACAAAATTGCCGGGTATAGGACCGAAAACGGCCAGCCGCCTGGCTTTTTTTGTGTTGAATATGAAAGAAGATGACGTGCTGGACTTTGCAAAAGCTTTAGTTAATGCAAAACGCGAGCTTACGCATTGTTCAGTGTGTGGTCATATTACTGATAAAGATCCTTGCAGTATCTGTACGGACACTAACAGGGATGGATCGCTCATTTGTGTCGTCCAAGATCCTAAAGACGTCATTGCCATGGAGAAGATGAAGGACTTTAAAGGGAAATACCACGTCCTTCACGGTGCTATATCTCCGATGGACGGGATAGGACCAGAGGATATCAATGTGTCCAGTTTGATTGAGCGTTTGAAAGATGAAGAAGTAGAAGAATTGATTGTTGCGACGAATCCGAATGTCGAGGGCGAAGCAACTGCTATGTATATTTCAAGACTAGTTAAACCTGCTGGCATCAAGACGACGAGAATCGCTCATGGCTTACCTGTAGGTGGAGACTTGGAGTATGCAGATGAAGTGACTCTATCGAAAGCTCTTGAGGGTAGACGCGACTTATAA
- a CDS encoding pro-sigmaK processing inhibitor BofA family protein — protein MDPLIIALAFFAGIILLLFFGPPLKMMQWTSRGVIKVVIGALLIFFVNVFGAMFGLHIPINLVTSIVVGFLGNFGLGSLVAIHLFILP, from the coding sequence ATGGATCCACTTATAATAGCATTAGCTTTTTTTGCTGGAATCATTTTGCTTTTATTTTTCGGGCCACCATTGAAAATGATGCAGTGGACTTCTAGAGGAGTAATAAAAGTTGTAATCGGAGCGTTACTAATATTTTTTGTCAATGTGTTTGGAGCAATGTTCGGTCTGCATATTCCAATCAATTTGGTTACCTCGATCGTAGTTGGGTTTCTAGGAAACTTCGGTTTGGGATCATTAGTAGCGATTCATTTATTCATTCTTCCATAG
- a CDS encoding sigma factor G inhibitor Gin, whose amino-acid sequence MANKSMKQCNICEDVTSEGFYLFLTFICSKCEQEMVHTSPEEEKYQYFIDRLKSNRIQEMLM is encoded by the coding sequence ATGGCTAACAAATCTATGAAACAATGTAATATTTGTGAGGATGTAACGTCAGAAGGGTTTTATTTATTTCTTACTTTCATTTGCTCGAAATGTGAACAAGAAATGGTGCATACATCGCCCGAAGAGGAAAAATACCAATACTTCATTGATCGATTGAAATCCAATAGAATACAGGAAATGTTGATGTAA
- a CDS encoding aminotransferase class I/II-fold pyridoxal phosphate-dependent enzyme, which yields MNQSKAPLFEAISKHANRNPISFHVPGHKNGELFSDHHHLNEFLKYDLTELPELDDLHQPEGVIREAEQLAADFYGVDRTFFLVNGTTVGNLAMIMSSCTKGSKVLVQRNSHKSVMHGLELAGCQPIFFSPLFDRETGRYSDVDSNSICDLIKETQDLEAVILTYPDYFGSTYDLTEIIQVAHSKDIPVLIDEAHGAHFKWGAPFPKSAIDLGADVVVHSAHKSLPAMTMGSNLHICSDRVSEQKTKMYLQMLQSSSPSYPIMASLDLSRKYLAELTPKIVSHTIQRLDQCREILSSVPNFTVQPIRETIDDPLKITISSDTVNLQQMMEVFHEQGIYPEMIENNQLLLIGGLNVSDEAVHRMESVKNLVESVTFDPIHDKMNDRDMYAYKVEVFEYSFHELQQMNTHRVEWKNACGNISAETVTPYPPGIPVLMKGERITEKHVQFILSSLKENRYIQYTGENLSKGIQVFADRKGLVR from the coding sequence ATGAATCAATCGAAAGCCCCTTTGTTCGAAGCTATAAGTAAGCATGCTAATAGAAACCCGATCTCATTCCATGTTCCAGGACACAAAAATGGTGAGTTATTCTCAGACCACCATCATTTGAATGAGTTTCTGAAATACGATTTAACCGAACTCCCAGAATTGGACGACCTACATCAACCAGAAGGCGTTATTCGAGAAGCGGAACAGTTAGCAGCGGATTTTTATGGTGTTGATCGTACATTTTTTCTGGTGAACGGAACTACTGTGGGAAATTTGGCTATGATTATGAGCAGCTGTACCAAAGGGTCTAAAGTTCTTGTACAAAGAAATAGCCACAAGTCGGTCATGCATGGGCTCGAATTAGCAGGGTGCCAACCTATCTTCTTTTCACCACTGTTTGATCGTGAAACGGGAAGGTATTCCGATGTAGATTCAAATTCGATTTGTGATCTGATTAAAGAAACCCAGGACCTAGAGGCTGTGATCTTAACGTACCCTGATTATTTCGGGAGCACGTATGACTTAACCGAAATCATTCAGGTTGCTCACTCAAAAGATATTCCAGTTCTGATTGATGAAGCGCATGGGGCCCATTTTAAGTGGGGCGCACCTTTTCCAAAATCGGCGATTGATCTTGGGGCAGATGTGGTTGTCCATTCAGCTCACAAATCTCTACCAGCCATGACGATGGGTTCTAACTTACATATATGTTCAGATAGAGTGTCCGAACAAAAAACCAAGATGTATCTTCAAATGCTCCAATCAAGCAGCCCTTCGTATCCGATTATGGCTTCTTTGGATTTATCAAGAAAATATCTAGCTGAACTTACTCCCAAAATAGTTTCTCACACTATTCAAAGGCTGGATCAGTGTAGGGAGATACTAAGCAGTGTCCCCAACTTCACGGTTCAACCAATAAGAGAGACGATAGACGATCCGTTAAAAATAACGATTTCTTCCGATACCGTTAATCTTCAACAGATGATGGAAGTCTTTCATGAACAAGGTATTTACCCAGAAATGATTGAGAACAATCAGTTGTTGCTCATTGGAGGGTTGAACGTATCTGATGAAGCGGTTCATCGAATGGAGTCTGTGAAGAATTTAGTAGAATCGGTAACATTCGATCCAATACATGATAAAATGAACGACAGAGATATGTATGCATATAAAGTTGAAGTCTTTGAGTATAGTTTTCATGAACTTCAACAAATGAATACTCATAGAGTTGAATGGAAAAATGCATGTGGAAATATTTCTGCTGAAACCGTTACTCCTTATCCACCAGGAATACCCGTCTTGATGAAGGGTGAGAGGATAACGGAAAAACATGTGCAATTCATATTAAGTTCATTAAAAGAGAATCGTTATATTCAATATACGGGTGAAAACTTATCGAAGGGCATCCAGGTTTTTGCCGATAGAAAGGGTTTAGTCAGGTGA